From Marinobacterium sp. LSUCC0821, a single genomic window includes:
- the urtD gene encoding urea ABC transporter ATP-binding protein UrtD encodes MSIQSSIQEFVRRDQVFSFVQPTQSEKLNVDKQILLYLEGLSVSFDGFKAINNLDLYIRDGELRCIIGPNGAGKTTMMDIITGKTKPDSGTAFFGQTIDLLKMDEPAIAEAGIGRKFQKPTVFENLSVFANLELAMAQSRDFISLYKAKLNSEQLDRIAEVQKLIGLSEQTNKEAGSLSHGQKQWLEIGMLLMQRPRLLLVDEPVAGMTHQEMDKTAELLVSLAGKHSVVVVEHDMEFVRNLSEGGRTVTVLHQGSVLAEGTMDQVQSNDRVKQVYLGE; translated from the coding sequence AACGTCGATAAGCAGATTCTTCTCTACCTTGAGGGTCTCTCAGTTAGCTTTGACGGTTTTAAAGCGATCAATAATCTTGATCTCTACATTAGAGATGGCGAGCTGCGATGCATCATCGGTCCAAACGGAGCGGGTAAAACAACCATGATGGATATCATTACTGGTAAGACTAAACCCGATTCAGGTACCGCCTTTTTTGGTCAAACGATTGATCTTCTTAAGATGGATGAGCCAGCCATAGCAGAGGCGGGTATTGGTCGTAAGTTCCAGAAACCGACTGTCTTTGAAAACCTCTCAGTCTTTGCCAACTTAGAGCTTGCGATGGCGCAATCCCGTGACTTTATCTCTCTCTACAAGGCGAAGCTAAACTCAGAGCAGTTAGATCGTATCGCTGAAGTGCAGAAGTTGATTGGTCTGTCTGAGCAGACGAACAAAGAAGCCGGTTCTCTTTCGCATGGTCAAAAGCAGTGGTTAGAGATTGGTATGCTGTTGATGCAGCGCCCACGACTTCTTCTTGTCGATGAGCCTGTTGCTGGTATGACCCACCAAGAGATGGATAAGACGGCCGAGCTGTTGGTATCTCTTGCAGGTAAACACTCAGTTGTTGTTGTAGAGCACGATATGGAGTTTGTTCGAAATCTCTCTGAGGGTGGTCGCACAGTAACAGTACTGCACCAGGGTAGTGTTCTTGCAGAGGGCACAATGGATCAGGTGCAGAGCAATGATCGCGTTAAGCAAGTCTATTTGGGAGAGTGA